In candidate division WOR-3 bacterium, the genomic stretch GGTATCTGTCTTTAAATTAAAACGTGAGATTATTTTTAATTTTTTTGGCCCTTCTATTTCTAATATAACTGGTTTTTCCTGAGTCGCCTCAAAATAATTAACAATTTTCTCATTCTCAATGAGTTCAAGTTTGGCATTATAAGAAAGTGGTGTAATATCCTGCCATTTACCGGGTGATTCATTTGTAAACTTCAAAAAGACTGTATCACCTGGTGCACGCCAGTGAATAAAACGGTATGAGTGGTTTCCTTCTGGGACATTTATATAAAAAGAACGCCATTTACTCAATCTAATATTATCAATACGGGATACTTTTGAATACTCGCTCTCCAGGGTAATAAATTTTTCTTTAATGTCATCTTCCTGTAGAATTAATTTGTATAATTTTGTACCTTTTTTCTCACCCGACCAGGGAATTCTTGTATAGACCCGGAGCCAGGTTGGCCCTGAGACTTTTATCTCTAATGGTTGCTTTTTGGTCAGAACATAATAAGATTCTTCTTTTTGTGTCTGGATTTTTATTTTAACTTCATTCATTGGCGAAATGTTTACAACCTGATTCAGGACAAAAAATAAAATAATATTAATCATTTTTATGCCTCCTGATGTAATAATCAATATCAATTCTCAAGACCACAAAGATTATCAAACTGAGGATGACAAAAAAGATTGTGGAGAGAATGACCGAATAACGTTTTTCATAATATAATTTCCCTTCGCCAATTTCCGGGAGGGGTATCGGTGCAATGGGAAGTTCATAACGCCTCGTCAAGGTTCCAATGTTGTTGATATTTATCACCTTTACGCCGTTTTTAAGAAACCTGCCAGCAAGCCCTTGATGGAAAGAATATTTCAATGGGTCTAAAATTCCTGTAGGTAATTCGTATCCTGCGAGTGCAGTTGCACCGCCCCCGATATTTATAAAACAGGAAATTTTTTCTTCACCAGCAATTTCGTAATATAATCTGAATCTTTTTTCTATCGCCTCTTCAAGGTCTTTTGATTTCAATTCCATAATTTCATTTCTTTCTATTGCTGTTTCAAGGATTTTTCTACCTTCTGGGCTCAATCCTCTACCAATGTCATCAATACCTCCCAGGGAAGCAGCAACCGAACGAAATTTTAAAAGACCATTCTGAAATAAAAATTTTTCCATATCAAGATAAGTAAATTCAGGAATATTTGCACCCCACATTGAAGAACTTACAGAAGTGATGATAAGTGGTTGTAGGTTGAGCGTCTGGATAGTCGCAAGTGTTGCCAGGTTTAAAGCTGGAAATGAGCCACTGAAGGAAACGGCGATTATATCCCCCTCCTTGAGCTGACATTTTTTTAATAACTCTACAAGTGCTCCGGCGACATTGGGATTGGTAGTAGTCAATTTTGCATTAAGGTCACCCGGTTCACTTGTGATGGGAGAATGTTCAATCCCAATCAATCCCGTTTGATTAGGGTCATTCACCGGATCGATTAAAATACCCAATTTCAATCTTTGGATTTTTACTTGTTCAAAAAATGTCTGGGTCAATCGGGCACTGGCAATTTTTTCTTGGTAATGAGGGGCATAAATTTTTGTTTGATAATGAAAAACGCAATAAATAAAAAACAAAGCGATAATCGCCACTACAATGAGGATATAATTGGGGACTTTGCCACTTCGGAGTTTTAAAGAAATACCGCACCTCCAGTCAGGATTATTATAATCAATCTCACCAGCACCGCGGCAATAAGCATGGTACTCAGTGTTTCTATAACTCCTTGGCGTTGCATCCAGTAGGCAATAAGTCCAGGAACAACAAAACCGATGGTGACGATATCAAGCTTTAAGGTCTCCAGGGTTAGTGAGGGATAAATGTGCGTAAGATAACCAAGGAGATATCCGATGATAATCGCGACGATTAAAAGTCTTCGGCCATAGAGCAGGATGTAGCGGGAAAGAAAACGGAGCAGGAGATAGGTTACCAGTGCTACGATAATGGTGCTAATTACCATGTCGGGTTGATGTAGGTTGAGGGCGATATAGCCAGGAACCACGACCCCACCAGCAGCAAGTCCTATCGTCTCGGTGAGCAGTAGATTAAACATCATTCCCAATCCTACGGCGATTACAATCATATTCGGCTTTGTGGGGTAGACAGACTACCGTGCTGGACCAGATACTCAATAAGCTTTTCACCATAGCCTACGATATTGCCCAGCGCCAGGAGTACACTGTCATCTTTTATCTCCTTGGCGAGCACCTGATAAATGTATTCAAAAGAACGATTGCCTAGGTCAAAAATTTTATTTTTATCAATACCATTTTTCCGAGCATAACGACAGAAAACATGGGTCTCGCCACCGGTGACGAAGTAAGCGTTAGCGTTTATCTTCGTACCTATTAATTCTGCAAGCTGCACCGAACGGTCAATCCGGTCAGCACGGCAGTTGATGAGAAGATAAAGATTTTCCTCAGGTTTGCCAATCCTTTCGTATATCAGAAAAGAAGAATCCGGGTCATTCGCAGCCAGGGCGTTATAAAGGGTAACTTTTTTGGTTCCCAGTTGCAGATGATATTTTTTCAAAACACCATAATCCGGGATATACCGATACATCTCCTTTAAGGCTTTATCCCGAGGAATACCCAGATGGCGGCAGATGGTTAAAACGAGTGCAACATTTTCACGGTGTTCAACATAGGGAAAATTTTTTAATTCTTCAAGAGAGACTTCGTCTTCTTGACTTAAAAAGATTTCTAACCCCCGCTTCTTTGCTAGTTTTTCCAGGAGTGGATATAAATTTTTCTCCGCAGTGAAAATTTTGGCATGGGATGGAACTGCATTAATGAAGTTTTTGGCGATATCGGTCAGGGTTGGTCCCATTACATCCAGATGGTCTGCCCTTACATTCGTGATCACCACAATCTGGGGAGCGATTATTTTACTCTCTTCAATCCATTGAAGGTCTGGTCTTAGAGACATATTTTCCAGCACAAGTGCAGTTACATTTTCCCGGGCAGCTCTTCTTGTGATAGCAAGTTGTTCTCGGATATTTGCCCGGCCGGGTCGAATTACGGGCTCCTCAAATTGGTTATCAATAACCATCCTTGGTTTTGTCCCGGTGGTCTTGGTTAGGGTTTTATATCCGCCAGCTTTAAGTGCAGCACCCAGTAATCTGGTTACGGTTGATTTACCCCGTGTGCCATTAACCACGATGCGCAATGGTATGGCGCGGATATTCCGTTCGTGATTTATCCATTCCAGACGGCCCACGATGATAAAAAGAATGAGGAGAGAAAAGAGCAATAAGATGCCGTAGTCAAGATGCACGGTAAAGTTTAATCAAAAACTGAATATTGTCAATCGTCCATTTGAAGATGGACGCTAAAGTTTGGCACCGGAAATTCGCATTAGCAAACGCACTCCAGGACACGGGGCTAAAGCCTCAGCTCCAGTACGGGAGTAGAACAGGCCAGAATATAGGGCAAGGCTTTTGCCTTGCGGTTGCCTTTAGTTGCGTGAAGTATAAAATTAGCCACAATCTTCAAGGTTCTGTTACCATTCCCTTCAAAATAGACAGTGCCTTTTAGTAGACGAACCAGGAATGTTAGGTCAATAAAATCCCTCTCTGTCCCCATTTTATAAAGAGGGGATAAGGGGGATTCAGTGCTCTTTAATCCTTTAAAATCACACATTTCTTCGTTATTACCTTTTCATTAACAAATAATTTTACAAAATACACACCACCTATCAATTGCCCGGTCTCTATTTTATAGATGCCCGCAGGTTTGTAGCCATCGAATAGGATCTGCTCAATCTGCCCTAAGACATTGTAGATAACCAGTTTTACCTTTGATGGTTGTGGAACTGCATACTGGATTTTTATTCTACCATCAAATACTGGATTCTGTAGAATCTTTAAACCTGCATCCTGTATCCGGTATCCTGCATCAGTCTCAATCCCTAATGGTCTTATCTTAAAATCACCAAAATCCCAGGCAACACCCCGGGGTCTATTCTCACCGGGTCTTGGCGGTCCATAAGCCCAGATCATTATCTTGCAGGAATCAGAGATGACATCAGGGACAAGCCATTGATAAGTTGTATCATTTCCTGGAATTCCCAGGGCAATTGTATCATAGGTATTCCCATTATCTGATGAGAAGAATAAAGCGAATGAATCCGCACTCGGTGGGTCAAACTTTTCCCAGGTAATGGGATATTGCTGTCCTGGATGCAAAACCTCACCGCCATTAGGCTGGTGTAAACGCACCCCCTCAATCTCCCAGATGACAACAGCATGTAAAGTCGGAATGCCGTTTTCATACCAAGACTCAATTACCTCAGGATAGCCATTGGCATTTAAATCATAAACGTTCAACTCCACTATCTGGTGGCTGGTCCAATCGCTGCTGTAAACGCGCTGATATTGATGTATCCCGGTCGCTTTAATAATATGCCAACGGTTGCAGGTTGACCAGACAATTTCTTCTATACCATCGGCGTCAATATCACCGCAGATACTAAATGCGTGATACCAATTTGACGGTAATTGAGTTGAATCAACCGGAAAATATTCATAGATATTGTCCCCTATTGATTCATAAAGATACAGTCGGGCTTTGCTAAATAATGAATTAAGCAGAAACTCGGGTTTGTCATTGCCATCCATATCGTGAGAGGCAAATATGTCGTAGCTGCCGGGGCGAGGTAATGTATCCTCGAATATTAACTGATAGTTGTCATCACCAACGCATTCCCAAACATAAACATATCCTTCGGCATTACTACTTATAAATTCTATCTGACCGTCCTGGTCAAAATCACCATTTATAAAATATGATGCGTCAGGAATCGTATCTTGCCAGACCAGGGTATATTGATTGTCACCGGTGTTCTCATAAACACAGGTATAATGCCACCATGGAGGTTGGTAATTGTAGTGATAGCTGAAGAGAATTTCTCTTATTCCATCTTGATCAAGATCAACAATATAACCACCAGCAATGCCATTAAACCCGCTATCCGCCCACACGATGGTAGTTGGATGGGCATGGGGTGATGGCGATTCATACACATATAACGGGGAACCACCACCAAACTTACTCCCCACCATATCCACCAGGGAGTCAGTATCTAAAAAGCCGATACTATAAAGTGGAACTTTTGGACTTACTGTATCTTCTAATATGTATTTGTCATAACCGATATGCTCCCAGAATTGTAGCACTTCTGCCCCATATTTACCAAAAATGATGTTTTGTCTCCCATCCTGGTCTGTATCAAAACATTGAGCCCTCCAAGTACCGTCGGCATTCAGAAACTCCGTGACTTTGCGGAAACTAAGAGATTCACCCAGAATAACAAACCCGGCAATTAGAATCATAAGCCATGGTGTCTTCATAGTTCCCCATCCTTTTCATACTGAGAATTCTTACGGGGAGAGGAGAACTCTCCTCTCCCCGGTAATACTACTATTTTAGCTTAATCACCTTTTCAGTCATTGACTGATTACCTGATTTTAATTCCACAAAGTGGATTCCCGCAGGCAATTGCTTACCATTGTCATCAAACCCAGACCATAACAGCGAATGTGCGGAAGTGTCTGATTTATTCCGAATCTTGTTGAAGGTCTTTACCACACGCCCGGTTGCATCATAAACTTTTAAAGAAATCTTTTGATTATTATCTGTAATCTGTAATTTAATGGATGTCTCTTGTGAAAACGGATTCGGGAATGCAACCAATTGATTATGTGGTGAATATTTGCTATCTCTTAAGGATTGCGGACCACCACCACCTTTCTCATCGACCTTCCGATAAACCTTGATTCCCGCAAGCGCGACACCGGTACTATTGGGATTCTTTATTGAAAAGGTAATCCGATGCGCATCACGATACAGGTCATTAGGAATTAACACCTCAAAATCATAAGATTCATTCGGTTTTATTGTCAGGGTATGTTTTTTGACACCATTAATCCAGAGTTCATAGGTTCGGTTACTATTGCCTTCAAAGTAGGCAGTGCCTTTAACCTTGTGGAAAGGAAAAGCAGGGTCAAGAAGACAGAGGTCATATATCAACTCGCTATTTGCATAATCAACCGAACAATTGCTGTAATTAATTATCCCGTCACGCTGTCTGCAGAATGCTGAGGGCGTGTTTTTACCTGTTTCTACTATGTATAACGGTGATTCACTGCCGGGCGGTGCATCACCAAACTGCTGATGGACACAGACAATCTGATAGGGTGTTGCATCACCTTTAGTGAAGATGGTATAGAGGTCCCAGGGATACCAGTCTCTCTGTAAATAACTATGGCAGAAGTATTCGTTTTCAGATGCCTGACTGACCCAGCCATAGCCGTAGGTCTCACTGCGGTAACGGATGTCAAATTGGTCAATCGGTGCTTCACACCAGACCGAGAAATCAACAGCTGCATTAACCGGATAGGCACAAACAGCATATGGCTGGCTGTAACCTCCTCCATCTTCCCACCTATTATTAGGAATATCTTTCTCCCGTCGCCAGATTTCATAATCACCGTCATAATGCCACACTACTGCAAGATAATTACCATGATCATCAAGATGAGGATATGTTGAAGGGGCATCGTCCTGCCGGGAAATATTTTCTATATCCTGCCAGTTGCCGTCAGTCCGCCACCGATAGAAAATATCCTCAGGTCTATCAGGTGCAAGTTTCTTGCTCCAGACAACATGAGGGTCACCATTGCCATCAATCGTTATTGCCACATTACTGCCATACAGCGTGCCATCATCTGCCTGGTCAATAATATAAGGTTCAGGCGGTTCGGTCGCAGTCGCATTAAACTGATAGAATAAAACTGCACTGACATAATCCTCACCACCTACCCAGTTCATTACGGAAAAGGCAACAAAGACATCGCCACCATAGGTCGCAACTGCCGGAGGTCCAGGTTCAAGACCCACAGAAGGGAGAATCGTAAATCCCTGCCATTCACCGCTGAGGTCCCGATAACGATACTTGACCTGATTTTCGTTATCAATGAACACCACACAGGGATTACTGGCAAAAAATCCGGGAACCAATCCTACCGATGGGTACCGCCCATATTCTTTTTGCTGGCTCTGAGGGTCTTCAAGAATATGATACGGTGACCAGGTTTCACCACCATCATTAGAGAACGAGTAATGGACTCTTCCTTGGGATTGATAGACAAGGTGCAGAGTGCCACTGAATATATCCCTGACCAGATGATTGGCAGAGTTAAACGCAGTCGCCTCTGGGGTATCAGAAAGCAAGAGGTCGTCGTTTGCCATATACGCAAGGTCTTGATTATTGCCATAGCCGATATGGAAAATCAGGTGTTTTGCAATATTCCCTTTCACAATACAACAGTGCGGTTTACAGGCTGGGGGCTCAACGGGACTAATATCCTCAAGTATAAATGGACTTTCCCAGTCAAAACCTACCCCGGGTGAGTAATTGCCATAACATCCATAAACATAGTTCGCATCACCACAGACTGCGAAGAGCCTATTTGTCCCCGCGATTAGAAAATCAGAACCTTCTATTTCATTTACACCTAAAGTCCCCGTATCCCAGTGCTCTCCACCATCTGTTGAGGCAAAGCATCTAATGTGACCTGTGTTAGGACCTCTTAGTGTATCTTCACAGATTGCATAGATATACCCCTGCTGATCAAGTGCAATGTGCGGATAGTAAAAGATTTGATTCCAGGGGTCAACAAGGATACAGGTTGTGTACCAGCCCTGGGCAGAAGGTGTTGCGTAAAATATGTAGCCGATCTCCCATGCTAAACTCACTTCATTGCTTACAAAAACGACATGGGGTTTATTATTGAAAGTTGTTATATCCGGACAGCATTCAGGATAAGGACCACCCGCATCAATTATATCAAATGGACTCCACGAATTACCATGATCGCCGGAGGCAGTGTAAACAATATATGAGCCCTGACGAAAAACCAAACGGATAGAGTCGTTATCCGCAGTGATTGAAGGTTCGGGTAAGTTATAAATTGCATCGGCAACTTCGTAATATCCTTCCCAGGTTACGCCATCATTGGTTGAACGACAGAACTTCAGAGTATGGGGAATTTCTAATTTCGTGGTGTAAACCACATAGAGATAATTGTCAATGCCGGCGATACTGAGGTTTCTTTTGGCATCGGGTATCATATCGCCAGCCTCAGAAATTGCGACCTCGCTTGACCAGGTGAACCCAACATTGGTTGATTTTTATAATAAACCCGGTAGTTACCTTCACGATTATCACTCCAGATGGCATGGATAGCATCATTTTTGACGACCATCTCAGGGAATTTTGGCTGCTGCAGTGTTGCGGCAATAGACATTTTACACCTCCACCCATCGGGTGGATAGGACTGGGCATTGAGAATGATTATTGTGCCCAGTAATAAAATGGTGCTTAAAGTTAACTTAAATTTCATTTTTTTCCTCCATTATATTCAGCCCGGAGGCTGAAAGGACACCAAAACTAAATTTGTGCGATAAATCGCACCGCTACAATATCGCAAACCTGAAGGTTTGCCCTGCGATTATTTCAATCCTATAGAAAAGACCCTACGCAACCAGAAGGTTGCGGCTACATCCTATGAAAAAGACCATGCGCAGGCTGAAGCCTGCGGCCACCAGAAATTTTTATCGGCACTATATTTTTCTGCTCCGGTGCCACTGGTTGAGCGCAAAACTAAAGCCTTGCCCTATATGGGGGGATTTTTGGCACGCAAGGGTGATGCCTCTCACTTCTTAGATTTATTTAGTGGTCAAGGTTGCTTAATAATTTAAAGTTAGATGTAGGACAAACCTTTTTACTTTCTTCAGTTACTAACCGCCCAGGGTTCTCATATTTTTGGGTTTTATTGATTGTAATAGTTGTAGATATTTACAATGCCTGCTAGGGCGGCAGTTTCACTTCGCAAACGATTGGGACTGAAAGAAATAAAACGGGCATTATAGGAAGAATAAGTTTTTTGTTCTTCAGGTGAAAAACCACCCTCTGGCCCAATCAATAAGAGAATATTTTGCAAACCAGGTTGGAGTTTATCTTTTCCGGTTCTGTCACCCACAACAATCAAATCATATTTGTTAAATTCCTTTTGAATATCATCAACAAATGATACTTCAGGCATATAATATTGCTGTGATTGTAACATCGCGGCCAAAGCAATTTTTTTGAAATGTTCAAGCCGGGGTTGGGTCAGGTTTTTCACCACTGAATACTGGGTAAGGAAAAAGATAAACCCACTTACCCCGAGTTCGGTGCCTTTTTCGATGATGAAATCGGTACGGCCACCTTTGAGTGGTGCAATACCTAGATAGAGTTTTAACGGATTTTGTCTCGGTATCAGTTCTTCCTCGAGAATCTTTATAACCATCGCATTTTGCAAAATCTGTTCAATCACCGTGTGGTATCTTTTGCCTTTGCCATCCGTAAAATAGATCGTATCCCCCGGTCTTTTCCGCAGCACATTCTTTATATGATGGAATTCTGGACCCGTAAGCAAAATCTGGGCGTTTTGAATTTGTTCTTCTTTTACAAAAAAGAGATTGTGCATTTGGGTATGCATATTAAATGCGTTTTTTGATAACTGGTTCGCCTTCATATTTTTTAAGTTCATCAATCAATTTTGTGAAATTACGGTCATAGGTTGCCAAAGGTTTTAGGCCTATTTCCACATACAGGTCACCCGTGCCCCCATTGATTTTGGGCATTCCCTTACCTCTTATCTTTATTATCTCCGGCGCACCACAACCCTTAGGGATTTTTACTACTTCCCTTGTTCCATTAAGTCCGGGGATTTCTACAGTGCCGCCACTGATAAGGGTGGAATAGGGAACCGCCACCTGGATGAAAAGGTCATCACCTCGCCTCTCATAATATTCATGGGGTTTTTCTTCAAACTCCACGATGATATTGCCTTTACCACCAGGACCGTAATGTCCTTCACCACGGAGCACAATGTATTGACCATTGCTCACACCCTTGGGAATTCTTATCTCCACGGTTCTTTGCACTTTAATCCGGCCTGTTCCGCTACACTTGGCACAAGGGGTTTTTACTAATTCGCCACTACCATGACATTTAGGACAGGTGGAGACGCTGGTAAATGTGCCAAAGAAACTGCGGGTTGTGGTTCTTATCTGACCCCGGCCGCCGCACTGAGAACATGGTGCAAAATCATAACCTCCTTTCCCAGCACATGCAGAACAGTATTCATACCGATTTACCTTAAACTGCTTTTTAGCTGAATTAGCAATATCCTCCAGCGATACCCTTAACACAACTTTTATATCACCGCCCCGTTGCTGTGCGGTGCGTGTCCGGGTAGTGGTGCCGAAGAAATCGCCGAATATGGAACTACCGAAGAGATTACCGAGGATATCTTCCAGGTCATCAAAATGGGTAAAATCGTCCCAGGTGAAACCACCACCCCGGAAGGTCTGTGAGACACCTTCGTGTCCGTAATTATCATAGAGCTGACGCTTCTGGGGGTCCATTAAAACTTCGTAGGCTTCGGAGATTTCTTTAAACTTCTCCTCAGCCTCTTTTTTGTTGTTGGGGTTCATGTCCGGATGCCACTTCTTTGCTAGTTCCCGATATGCTTTCTTTATTTCTTCGGGAGTAGCATTCCGTGGGACCCCAAGAATTTCGTAATAATCTTTTTTCATACCGGGATTGACCTCTGATTAACCAATTTGCGGAAATGGAAGCGCTAAATTTTACTTATTTCCTTCGTCGTCAACAACCCGGTAATCGGCACCCCCAGCCGCTCCTTCTTCTGGTTTTGGACCAGGTGGCGGTTCAGATGGTCCAGCAGACTGTGCCCGCGTTGCTGCTTCTCGATAAACTGCTTCTGATAGTTTGTAGACTGCCTGTTGCAGGTCATCTATCGCCTGATTTATCGCATTGATATCGTTTCCATCTTTCTTCTGCTTGAGTATCTCTAATTTCTTGCCGATTTCACTTCTTTCTTCGAAGGAGATCTTTTCTCCGTATTCCTTCAGGGTTTTTTCCACGCTATAGATCACATTGTCTGCCTTATTTCTTGCTTCAATCAATTCTCGTTGACGCCTGTCTTCCGCTGCATGTTCTTCGGCTTCTTTTACCATTCTTTCAATCTCTTCTTTCGTCAATCCGCTCGAGGCTGTGATTTTAATCTTTTGTTCTTTTCCCGTACCAAGGTCTTTAGCCGAGACATGGAGAATACCGTCCGCATCAATATCAAATGTCACCTCAATCTGGGGGATACCCCGCGGTGCAGGCGGGATGCCATAGAGGTCAAACTTACCCAGGGTTCGGTTCTGGTGGGCCATGGGTCTTTCGCCTTGGAGGACATGGACCGTGACCGCTGTCTGGTTATCTTCGGCAGTGGTAAATATTTGGGATTTTTTAGTCGGAATGGTAGTATTGCGTGGGATGATAGGCGTCATCACACCACCGAGGGTTTCAATTCCTAAGGTCAATGGTGTTACATCGAGTAAGAGAATGTCCTTTTTCTCTCCTGCCAGGACTGCCCCTTGAATTGCCGCGCCGATAGCAACGACTTCATCCGGATTGATACCTTTATGAGGTTCTTTGCCAAAGAAATCTCGCACCACCTGCTGAATACGAGGCATTCTCGTTTGCCCTCCCACCAGCACGACCTCATTGATATCCTGGACAGTAAGATTGGCATCCAAGAGTGCTTGTTTTATCGGTGGTATGGAACGTTGAATCAGGTCTTCCACAAGGCTTTCAAGTTTAGCCCTGGTCAATTTCATCTCCAGATGCAATGGAGTGCGGTCTTTGTCCGAGGCGATAAAAGGAAGACTGATTGTCGTCTCCATTACCGTGGAGAGTTCACATTTGGCTTTTTCCGCAGCCTCCTTGAGCCGTTGGAGGGCAGTCACATCTTTGCGTAAATCAATACCATGTTCACGCATAAATTCTTCAGCAATATAATTCATTATCCGCTCGTCAATATCATCGCCACCCAGGTGGGTATCGCCATTGGTAGAAAGAACTTCGAATACCCCTTCACCGATCTCCAAAATTGAAATATCAAATGTTCCACCGCCAAAATCGTAAACTGCAATCTTTTCATGTTTCTTTTTGTCCAGACCGTAAGCAAGGGATGAGGCCGTTGGTTCATTTATTATACGGAGAACTTCAAGCCCGGCGATTGTACCCGCATCTTTTGTCGCCTGGCGCTGCGAATCGTTGAAATATGCCGGAACCGTAATCACCGCCTTGGTCACTTTTTCGCCAAGATATGCTTCGGCCGCTTGTTTAAGATACTGGAGAATCATCGCTGAGATTTCGGGCGGTGAATATCTTTTGCCCATCACTTCAACCCAGGCATCGCCGTTGGTGTGTTCCACGACCTTATAGGGAACACGGGCAATCTCCTGAGGAACCTCGCTGTAACGGCGACCCATAAACCTTTTTATTGAATAAATGGTATTCTGGGGATTGGTAATTGCCTGGCGCTTGGCAAGTGGCCCAATGAGTCTTTCGCCCGTCTTGGTAAAAGCTACTACCGAAGGTGTGGTTCTGCCACCTTCGGGGTTAGGGATGACAACGGGTTGCCCCCCTTCTAAAACAGCAACACATGAATTGGTAGTTCCCAAATCAATCCCGATTATTTTCGACATTTTCCTGACCTCCTTTTTCTTCAGGTTTTGAAACCAAAACTTTTGCCGGTTTGATTACCCGGTCACCAACTTTGTAACCTTTACTAATCTCTTCCACAATAGTATTTTCCGGATGATCATTACTCATCACAACACCCACCGCCTCATGGAGCGTCGGGTCGAATATTTCACCTAATCCGGAATACTCAACCAGTCCCATTGATTTTAAAACATCGCGCAACTGACGTTCAATGATCTCAATCCCCTTGAAGAAACTTTCAAAATTCGGATTCAATTCTGCACCAGCCAGTGCCCGGTCGAAATTGTCCAATACCGGTAGAATCTTAGTGAGGAATTCTACTTTTGCGAATTTTTTGAACTCCGCGAACTCGTTCTCCATCCGTTTTCGATAATTATCCCATTCCGCAAGCGCACGCAGATAGTCCTCCCGAAGTTCTTTCAGTTGCGCTTCTTTTTTCTCCAATTCTTCCTTCATCAAACTCACCGGTCCTTTTTTTGCCATGGTTAAATTCTCCTCATTGTCAAAATTTAGACAAATCCGATTTATGGAAGTTTATCATTAAATTTTTATCGTCCAACCAGGAGACGTTCCGAGAGAATTTCGGGTAAACCTGCTGCGATTATTTTCTGACCCGCGAGGGGGATATTATACTCAATCCGGACAAACTCAATCGTATTTTTATTCCCATCATAAATCACATAACTCGCCCGCGGGTCAAGATCCCGAGGCTGACCAACACTCCCCACATTGATAATATAACGCCTTCTTTTGATAATGGGAAATGGGTTTTCCTGGAGGAAATCGGTATAACCATTATCGTCTTGAAATACAACACCGGCAACATGCGAATGCCCCACAAAACATATCTGTTCCGTGAAGAAATTGAATTGGTTTTCAAATTCCTCAAGGTTGAAAAGATAATTCCATTCCTCAGGATGTTCAGGAGTGGAATGAACAAGGAGGAGATTGTCAATTTTATAAGTCAGGGGCAATTCTTGGAGTTTTTTGTAATATTCGGGTTTGATATGTTCTTTAGTCCACTTTATTGCCTGGGCTGCAACCTTGTTAAAATTTGCCGTATCAGTTTTGTCGATGGTCGCCCAGTCGTGGTTACCCGCAACAATCGCATCCGCCTCCTGAAAACAGATTTCCGCGCATTCATTGGGATTTGCGCCGTAGCCGACAATATCACCCAGACAGAAGATATTCTTTATCCTTCTTTTTTTGATATCCTTTATGACCGCCTGGATTGCTTCTAAATTGGCGTGGATATCACTTATTATT encodes the following:
- a CDS encoding metallophosphoesterase family protein; the encoded protein is MKAAIISDIHANLEAIQAVIKDIKKRRIKNIFCLGDIVGYGANPNECAEICFQEADAIVAGNHDWATIDKTDTANFNKVAAQAIKWTKEHIKPEYYKKLQELPLTYKIDNLLLVHSTPEHPEEWNYLFNLEEFENQFNFFTEQICFVGHSHVAGVVFQDDNGYTDFLQENPFPIIKRRRYIINVGSVGQPRDLDPRASYVIYDGNKNTIEFVRIEYNIPLAGQKIIAAGLPEILSERLLVGR
- a CDS encoding RsmE family RNA methyltransferase, which encodes MNLKNMKANQLSKNAFNMHTQMHNLFFVKEEQIQNAQILLTGPEFHHIKNVLRKRPGDTIYFTDGKGKRYHTVIEQILQNAMVIKILEEELIPRQNPLKLYLGIAPLKGGRTDFIIEKGTELGVSGFIFFLTQYSVVKNLTQPRLEHFKKIALAAMLQSQQYYMPEVSFVDDIQKEFNKYDLIVVGDRTGKDKLQPGLQNILLLIGPEGGFSPEEQKTYSSYNARFISFSPNRLRSETAALAGIVNIYNYYNQ
- a CDS encoding DnaJ C-terminal domain-containing protein produces the protein MKKDYYEILGVPRNATPEEIKKAYRELAKKWHPDMNPNNKKEAEEKFKEISEAYEVLMDPQKRQLYDNYGHEGVSQTFRGGGFTWDDFTHFDDLEDILGNLFGSSIFGDFFGTTTRTRTAQQRGGDIKVVLRVSLEDIANSAKKQFKVNRYEYCSACAGKGGYDFAPCSQCGGRGQIRTTTRSFFGTFTSVSTCPKCHGSGELVKTPCAKCSGTGRIKVQRTVEIRIPKGVSNGQYIVLRGEGHYGPGGKGNIIVEFEEKPHEYYERRGDDLFIQVAVPYSTLISGGTVEIPGLNGTREVVKIPKGCGAPEIIKIRGKGMPKINGGTGDLYVEIGLKPLATYDRNFTKLIDELKKYEGEPVIKKRI
- a CDS encoding T9SS type A sorting domain-containing protein, which encodes MIPDAKRNLSIAGIDNYLYVVYTTKLEIPHTLKFCRSTNDGVTWEGYYEVADAIYNLPEPSITADNDSIRLVFRQGSYIVYTASGDHGNSWSPFDIIDAGGPYPECCPDITTFNNKPHVVFVSNEVSLAWEIGYIFYATPSAQGWYTTCILVDPWNQIFYYPHIALDQQGYIYAICEDTLRGPNTGHIRCFASTDGGEHWDTGTLGVNEIEGSDFLIAGTNRLFAVCGDANYVYGCYGNYSPGVGFDWESPFILEDISPVEPPACKPHCCIVKGNIAKHLIFHIGYGNNQDLAYMANDDLLLSDTPEATAFNSANHLVRDIFSGTLHLVYQSQGRVHYSFSNDGGETWSPYHILEDPQSQQKEYGRYPSVGLVPGFFASNPCVVFIDNENQVKYRYRDLSGEWQGFTILPSVGLEPGPPAVATYGGDVFVAFSVMNWVGGEDYVSAVLFYQFNATATEPPEPYIIDQADDGTLYGSNVAITIDGNGDPHVVWSKKLAPDRPEDIFYRWRTDGNWQDIENISRQDDAPSTYPHLDDHGNYLAVVWHYDGDYEIWRREKDIPNNRWEDGGGYSQPYAVCAYPVNAAVDFSVWCEAPIDQFDIRYRSETYGYGWVSQASENEYFCHSYLQRDWYPWDLYTIFTKGDATPYQIVCVHQQFGDAPPGSESPLYIVETGKNTPSAFCRQRDGIINYSNCSVDYANSELIYDLCLLDPAFPFHKVKGTAYFEGNSNRTYELWINGVKKHTLTIKPNESYDFEVLIPNDLYRDAHRITFSIKNPNSTGVALAGIKVYRKVDEKGGGGPQSLRDSKYSPHNQLVAFPNPFSQETSIKLQITDNNQKISLKVYDATGRVVKTFNKIRNKSDTSAHSLLWSGFDDNGKQLPAGIHFVELKSGNQSMTEKVIKLK
- a CDS encoding nucleotide exchange factor GrpE, coding for MAKKGPVSLMKEELEKKEAQLKELREDYLRALAEWDNYRKRMENEFAEFKKFAKVEFLTKILPVLDNFDRALAGAELNPNFESFFKGIEIIERQLRDVLKSMGLVEYSGLGEIFDPTLHEAVGVVMSNDHPENTIVEEISKGYKVGDRVIKPAKVLVSKPEEKGGQENVENNRD